One Brachyhypopomus gauderio isolate BG-103 chromosome 15, BGAUD_0.2, whole genome shotgun sequence genomic region harbors:
- the ntpcr gene encoding cancer-related nucleoside-triphosphatase isoform X1 — protein sequence MIKHVFLTGAPGVGKTTLVQKVCEAMVSGGVSINGFYTEEVRERGRRVGFDVVTVTGERGPLSRVGNEAAGGKREYKVGQYVVDLHSFENLALPLFQNMHEGSRVFVIDEIGKMELFSQAFIQAVRLTLEHSACSILGTIPIPKGKPLGLVEEIRARKDVKVFIITKENRDAVFAEILTALKECLKITTVKRIGGANNGSSGKTCQKSS from the exons ATGATAAAACATGTCTTTTTGACTGGTGCTCCGG GGGTTGGAAAGACCACACTAGTCCAGAAAGTGTGTGAAGCAATGGTCTCTGGTGGCGTGAGCATCAATGGCTTTTATACAGAAGAGgttagagagagggggaggagagtgggTTTCGATGTCGTCACAGTGACTGGAGAAAGAGGGCCCCTGTCCAGAGTGGG AAATGAAGCTGCAGGTGGGAAACGTGAATATAAGGTTGGCCAGTATGTTGTTGATCTTCACTCATTTGAAAATCTTGCTCTTCCGCTCTTCCAGAAT ATGCATGAAGGAAGCCGAGTGTTTGTCATTGATGAGATTGGAAAGATGGAGCTCTTCAGCCAGGCATTTATCCAGGCTGTGAGGCTGACTCTAGAACATTCAGCCTGCTCCATTCTGGGAACCATCCCCATCCCTAAAGGAAAACCCCTGGGCCTAGTGGAGGAGATAAGGGCAAGGAAGGATGTCAAGGTATTTATA ATTACAAAGGAGAACAGAGATGCTGTTTTTGCTGAAATTTTGACTGCACTGAAGGAATGTCTAAAGATAACAACTGTCAAGAGGATAGGTGGAGCAAACAATGGGTCTTCAGGGAAAACATGCCAGAAATCCtcataa
- the ntpcr gene encoding cancer-related nucleoside-triphosphatase isoform X2, which translates to MVSGGVSINGFYTEEVRERGRRVGFDVVTVTGERGPLSRVGNEAAGGKREYKVGQYVVDLHSFENLALPLFQNMHEGSRVFVIDEIGKMELFSQAFIQAVRLTLEHSACSILGTIPIPKGKPLGLVEEIRARKDVKVFIITKENRDAVFAEILTALKECLKITTVKRIGGANNGSSGKTCQKSS; encoded by the exons ATGGTCTCTGGTGGCGTGAGCATCAATGGCTTTTATACAGAAGAGgttagagagagggggaggagagtgggTTTCGATGTCGTCACAGTGACTGGAGAAAGAGGGCCCCTGTCCAGAGTGGG AAATGAAGCTGCAGGTGGGAAACGTGAATATAAGGTTGGCCAGTATGTTGTTGATCTTCACTCATTTGAAAATCTTGCTCTTCCGCTCTTCCAGAAT ATGCATGAAGGAAGCCGAGTGTTTGTCATTGATGAGATTGGAAAGATGGAGCTCTTCAGCCAGGCATTTATCCAGGCTGTGAGGCTGACTCTAGAACATTCAGCCTGCTCCATTCTGGGAACCATCCCCATCCCTAAAGGAAAACCCCTGGGCCTAGTGGAGGAGATAAGGGCAAGGAAGGATGTCAAGGTATTTATA ATTACAAAGGAGAACAGAGATGCTGTTTTTGCTGAAATTTTGACTGCACTGAAGGAATGTCTAAAGATAACAACTGTCAAGAGGATAGGTGGAGCAAACAATGGGTCTTCAGGGAAAACATGCCAGAAATCCtcataa
- the map10 gene encoding LOW QUALITY PROTEIN: microtubule-associated protein 10 (The sequence of the model RefSeq protein was modified relative to this genomic sequence to represent the inferred CDS: deleted 2 bases in 1 codon), producing the protein MADTHQTLFSFELFVECVRVDTRKILVEPAIAIRLLDFPTLLIYRSEYNDPMSKPGSEKVHLLSETFSNSEENGFAYSFKKGKSCLFKISLNSLHAHLSNTPLCTMLLDVRGNIPKLIGSALIPLAKLTYRIKVDVEKRGIWTPASYGEKVITPLLNLMGERVGAISLAYKIVSLGASLRPRISESRIEEMGASLKPNVTSTEDKGAHEIHPSVPENITSSAQSQPACFDEQPTDVLLSETKEANVASVTTHTKHIKTQDISVVTEVECGDDGGSCGDELLCSTFCPPPLFYSSSEKNEQHAQMENLTTAKDPEDEKSVEVEHAHHINGPKEDEDRLVSDVGVQHNHTMPSHLEEAILRLPLINALIGELSQLSDQIHHQLNPFSVHPNLVSMCTSAEQTFPTSALGGKVKTEVQKTAIDLLCPRQSKSHVPFTGQQERPYHKKKLSYGLTHTFHLRLKQVKLAMTKQNECKEQFKTEQLLSQKNTSRTKKYNSTRQKRDQNEPVEKLFNNFQIDPAPLNVVSKVKKTTTMYKNLTKQAISSNSLKAKGLYYKADKEVQVHIPSTLSPVQSNPDHTDGLSASDNHTSSIYINQTYCDMMHSRESDREASNHDSVESDEYQEDFTSLDPTEASPDPLSSPELGRSQRGHVSSDSSSSGSYFHRNTSHPVFVKTSHSPKSHSKVPMIKAHVKSSVLSTSSDNKSFSASISTTSTHRQMESQSFPRSLNLSSSFKKSKCVQGDDYEESIPVREQSIGNFLSSNDFVLQSVSSPDPDEEKDELASLGIQNKCQPMSDLLINKLPGYTL; encoded by the exons ATGGCAGACACACATCAAACTCTATTTTCATTCGAGCTCTTTGTGGAGTGTGTCCGCGTTGATACTCGAAAAATTCTTGTGGAACCTGCGATTGCAATACGTCTCTTGGATTTTCCCACGCTTTTGATTTATCGCTCAGAATATAACGATCCTATGTCAAAACCAGGTTCTGAAAAAGTACACTTACTGTCTGAAACTTTCTCAAATTCTGAGGAAAACGGCTTTGCATATTCCTTCAAAAAAGGCAAGTCGTGTTTGTTTAAAATAAGTCTGAATTCACTTCACGCTCATTTATCGAATACCCCTCTCTGTACTATGCTATTGGATGTAAGGGGTAACATTCCGAAATTAATTGGAAGTGCGTTGATCCCTCTAGCAAAACTGACATACCGTATCAAGGTAGACGTAGAAAAACGTGGAATTTGGACACCAGCATCTTACGGAGAGAAAGTAATTACACCACTTTTGAATCTTATGGGTGAAAGGGTAGGAGCAATTTCACTGGCTTATAAAATAGTGAGCTTAGGGGCCAGTTTACGTCCTCGGATATCTGAGAGCAGGATCGAGGAAATGGGTGCTTCTCTAAAGCCAAATGTTACATCTACAGAGGACAAAGGAGCACATGAAATTCATCCATCCGTCCCTGAAAACATTACCAGTTCTGCTCAGTCACAACCAGCCTGCTTTGATGAGCAACCAACAGATGTACTCTTGTCTGAAACAAAAGAAGCAAATGTTGCATCAGTGACTACCCACACTAAACACATCAAAACTCAAGATATTTCAGTAGTTACTGAAGTAGaatgtggtgatgatggtggtagttgTGGTGATGAACTGCTGTGCAGCACATTTTGCCCTCCACCTCTATTTTACAGTTCCAGTGAGAAAAATGAACAACATGCTCAAATGGAAAATCTCACAACGGCAAAGGACCCAGAAGATGAGAAGTCGGTTGAAGTGGAACATGCTCATCATATTAATGGACCAAAAGAGGATGAAGATAGGCTAGTCTCTGATGTAGGGGTACAGCATAATCACACCATGCCTTCTCACCTTGAGGAAGCCATTCTGCGGTTGCCTCTCATTAATGCTCTTATTGGTGAGCTTTCACAGCTTAGTGACCAGATACATCATCAACTGAATCCATTTTCAGTGCATCCCAATCTGGTAAGCATGTGTACATCAGCTGAACAAACCTTTCCTACATCTGCTTTGGGGGGAAAAGTCAAAACTGAAGTCCAGAAAACAGCCATTGATTTACTTTGTCCTAGACAGAGTAAATCTCATGTGCCCTTTACAGGTCAACAAGAAAGACCATACCACAAGAAGAAGCTTAGCTATGGCTTAACTCACACTTTTCATCTTCGACTTAAGCAGGTGAAGCTGGCTATGACAAAGCAGAATGAATGCAAAGAACAGTTTAAAACGGAACAACTACTATCACAAAAAAACACTTCAAGAACTAAAAAATATAATTCAACCAGACAGAAGAGAGACCAAAATGAACCTGTTGAAAAACTGTTTAACAATTTTCAAATTGACCCTGCACCACTGAATGTTGTatcaaaagtaaagaaaacTACAACTATGTATAAAAATCTTACCAAGCAAGCTATATCCTCAAACTCATTGAAAGCAAAAGGTTTGTATTATAAAGCAGACAAAGAGGTGCAAGTACACATTCCCAGTACACTCAGCCCAGTACAATCAAACCCTGATCATACTGATGGACTTTCAGCCAGCGATAATCACACCAGTTCCATTTATATAAATCAAACCTACTGTGACATGATGCACTCTAGAGAAAGTGATAGAGAAGCCTCTAATCATGATAGTGTGGAGTCAGATGAATACCAGGAAGATTTTACCAGTCTGGATCCCACAGAGGCATCACCTGACCCACTTAGCAGTCCTGAGCTTGGCAGATCCCAAAGGGGACACGTTTCAAGTGATAGCTCAAGCTCTGGCAGTTACTTCCATAGAAATACATCTCATCCTGTTTTTGTCAAAACATCACACTCTCCAAAAAGTCACTCAAAGGTACCCATG ATCAAGGCTCATGTTAAAAGTTCTGTTCTCAGTACATCGTCGGACAATAAGAGCTTTTCGGCATCCATCTCTACCACGTCCACACATCGGCAGATGGAATCTCAGAGTTTCCCAAGGAGTCTGAATTTGTCTAGCAGTTTTAAGAAGTCTAAATGTGTGCAGGGTGACGATTATGAAGAGAGTATACCAGTAAGAGAGCAGTCAATAGGCAATTTTCTATCTTCTAATGATTTTGTGCTACAGTCTGTCTCCTCTCCAGATCCCGATGAGGAGAAAGATGAACTGGCTTCTTTGGGCATTCAGAATAAATGTCAACCTATGTCGGATTTGTTGATCAACAAGCTTCCAGGCTACACACTTTGA